The following proteins are co-located in the Enoplosus armatus isolate fEnoArm2 chromosome 8, fEnoArm2.hap1, whole genome shotgun sequence genome:
- the aurkaip1 gene encoding small ribosomal subunit protein mS38, translated as MFTSKVVSRLSLLRRASCALQAHADILNGQPVLPAYCSSLRQKQRNYSTAADNTPPPRWVQLEPELDEALVPRKLSVSPLESWLSLRYSLPPLLEATVPQEEAGLLEEKLLPPISVPVLEDGEGSATPLRCKNVLEIRRRKMNRHKYKKLLKRTKFLRRRVMEGRGRKKQKRFEEDLKRIWMRAGLKKAPEGWNAPKIFIKQHGNKRD; from the exons ATGTTTACTTCAAAGGTTGTTTCTCGTCTCAGTCTTTTACGTAGAGCATCTT GTGCACTTCAAGCccatgcagacattttgaatggACAACCGGTTCTTCCTGCTTACTGCTCTTCAttaagacagaaacagagaaactattcaacagcagcagacaacacACCTCCTCCTCGATGGGTCCAACTTGAACCAGAACTGGACGAGGCTCTTGTGCCGCGTAAACTGTCAGTAAGTCCTCTGGAGAGCTGGCTCTCCCTGCGCTACTCCCTTCCTCCCCTGCTGGAGGCCACTGTGCCGCAGGAGGAAGCAGGGCTGCTGGAAGAGAAGCTGCTGCCACCCATCTCTGTCCCTGTTTTGGAGGATGGGGAGGGTTCGGCAACACCCCTTAGATGTAAGAATGTTCTGGAGATCCGACGACGGAAGATGAACCGGCATAAATACAAGAAGCTGCTAAAACGGACAAAATTTTTGAggaggagagtgatggagggcagggggagaaagaaacag AAACGATTTGAGGAGGATCTGAAGAGGATTTGGATGCGAGCTGGACTGAAGAAGGCCCCAGAGGGATGGAATGCACCTAAGATCTTCATTAAACAGCACGGAAACAAAAGAGactga